CGAGAGCAGTAAAGATAACATTAATTCAGTGGGTTTAGTGTTACGGTCACAGGAAAGTGAAACATCAAATCGCATTTTGAGACATAACGAAAATTCggaattcttcaacatgACGGATACTGTTGACTTGAAGAGAATCCATCTAAGTACCAACGATTTCTTTTAGGTAAAATATTACAGGAACGAATTTTTAGATTATAATGAATATATGTAACGTTTGATGTAACAATAAAGTATGAACGATATTATgatattttccttttattattatgattttAATAAGAGTTTAGAGttcagtttttttatttttgacTCTatcatatttctttcttattAATTCATTAAGAGTATGCCCAGCTGGCCTTTGAACTTTCTGTTCATAGGAGTAGTAACTCATCGCCCCTACACAGATGGCAAACAATGGATCCAAAAAGCTATATTGAGGGATAAAATGTTAGTAAACCAACataaaattcaaaacattATCATAAAGCAAAGTAATATAGTATTAGACATACCGTCCTAGTAGATATGGTGCAGATGTAGTCATTTTTTAATCGTTGTTCCTTTAGATTGCTTGGCCTTGCAAACTAGCCATTCTTTTGGTCTAATGGAATGTAGCAAGTACATTGTTAAGATCTTTCAGGTTTTTCACCTATATCTTTTCTATGAacttttaaaaataaagagtCTTGTAAGAGAAACACGTAAAGTGCAGAGGACAGGAACTAAATAGTGTAACACTTAGGAGATAAGAAAAAACCTCGAAAGCGCGAGAAACACAACATTATACGATGGTGACAACGACAACAACATTTGTCCAAAATAAAGTAGCAAAGAATTATACAGCCCATTTGGTACCTTGTAAAGTAAGACAAACAGGCCCGACAACAGAATTTAACGACCAGTTCATCTTGGATGAGGAACTTATAGAACCAACCCAGCAAGGAAAAAGCGTAACATATAtaagaggaagaaagattgTCGGAGATGAATTGAGGTTCGAAGATAGCTCCTGCTTCGTCGTGAAAACATCTCAAGACGGACTTGGAAACAATTTGGTAGAGCCGGTATTTAATGTAGCCAAAATTGTAAATTACGAACGAGAAGGTAACGAGGAAAGATTGATTAATGAATTAACAAAGTTTGAAGAGTTAAGACACTTAGAATCCCTTATTCATACACCTTGAATATGACCtataatatatgtaatGTTTAATCTTCAAACTTTAAATTGCACGTGATAAAGAATATCTCTAAGTACAAAATGCTTACGtcaattatcaaatctCCAAGCATTTAACCATTAAATACAACAAATACAACAAATAAGAAAATACCTAAGAAGCGCAAGAAAGCAAGCCATCAACAGATGTCAGATGGCAACGCTAAAAAGGACCGGTGATAACGACTTAATACTCAAGAAGTCTAAAGTATCAAAGGTCTATTTGAATAGTGAATTTAAAAAGGATTTTGGATGGTTCTTACAGACAATTCCCCATGAAGTTTTGGTAACTATTCTCAaccaaatatcaaataagGAGAAAATTTCTCTTGCAACTACCTGTAAAACGGTAAGGCATATCTTAATGccatatatatttgcaAATGTGAAGTGTCCCTGGGAACAATTACTGGATGAACCCAATTGGCCCCTCGATCCGTCGATACAACACCTTATTGAGTCATTGCGAATAACTACATCATGTTCAAAAAATGAATGGACCTACCCATTTCAAAAgctcttttcaaattcgGAAATTAATAAACTCCGCAACCTACGATCACTACATATAAACAGCTCTGGCTCCAccagcttcttcaaatactGTGATGTGGCAgaaaacttgaaagaaTTAAGCgttactactactaaaGAAAGATCACTATTCAGCTTAGAACATGTTAGGCCCTTTAAAAATTTGGAGTATTTGAATGTTTCCAATTTCCAGATAGATGACTTTGTAGAGGATGGCGCTTTATGTCCAAAACTTGAGAGTTTAAGGCTAAATAACTGCTCATGGGAATATCCGTTCGAAATTGAGAACTTTGGCAGAAACAAAATTCGTTCGTTGAGTCTCGAATACTCTAACTCGTTTATTATCAGTGAGAGGTTCAGAGATTTTTTGACTCATCCTGGTTTTACTTCATTGGAAAGCTTAGAAATAACTAATACAGAAACGAATCTCAAGTTGACTATATCACTGGAAATTATGAAGTTAATTAAAAATATACCGACGCTACGGGTATTAAAATTAAAGGGAAATATCTATAACGAAACCTTGAACAACTTTACCAAGattgatgttgaaaattgTATGAATTACATTGCCCTGGATAATGTAAAGGTTTTCTACTGCAGTTTCTTTTCTAAAGGATAAGAGAAAAACGGTACTATTAAGAACTCTGCTACTCAGTATTAATTTTCCGAAACTAACATATAACACAATCAGAAACGCCAAGACCGTACATAACTTTTTCGACATCTTTCCTGACCTTGAACCAATCTGTCCTCctttgaaccaattcaTAGATTTCCTCTTGTGTAAAAACACCTTGGAATTTACCTACATCACAAATTAACTTTCCCAGCTCTTTAGAGTCCTTGCCTGAAATTAAATAGAGTTGCCCTACAGACTTCAGTCCAAGGAAAAAGGGGGTAATGTTTTTctgttttagttttttggaaatgaaatcaTGATAGTAGTTTAGATCTGCTATCAAAAATACAGCACCATCTTCTGATATAAGATgctttttaatatttttcaCTACTTCGTCAAAGAATCTCTCGCCAATTTCCTGTTGAAAAACATCTATAGTTCCTTTGTCTGTAGCACCTGTTAATAAAAAACAATGTTCAGAAAGAAGTTCCACATTTGCAATAGCGCACTTAGATGGGGCTATTTCTCTTCTGGAAGCATCCTTAGGATCAGGATTGAAATCATCGGGAAATTGCATAGTATTGAACGTAAATTCAACCTGATCCATTAATTTATCGATACCGATGTTTAACCCATTGGCAACATAATCATCGAGCATTGTCTCGAAAACCTTTTTAGTGTGAACAACATCATTAAAtatatctttatttttatcAATTATCCCTTTGGCTATCAACTCATTATTATAAAAAATCGACAACATCTGCAAGATAATATCCCCAATATTAATCAACTCTGTAAACTGAACTAGGGGTTCCACTttgttatcatcatcaaatgTTCCATTTGGGCTAAGGGAGGCTAATTTGGTTTCATTGGCGTCATAGTCTTTTAACAATTGAAGAGCAGTTTCAAAGCCAAGTTTTATATGCTTCTCGCTTAataaaaacattaaaaTTTTGTACATTTCTTGGCATTTTAACTTTACCACTGTCTCAAACACTTCTACATCTTTAAAGAGGTAAATTTTTTCCATATGTTCTCTACAAGCCTGAATGATTTTATAACACAAATCAAGACTAACCAAAGAAGTGATATTTTGTAATTTATTATTCATCTTTTGTAATGTATAAGACACTTCTAAATCTTGTTCCGCCTGGGATTTCAGagtgttgttgttgattttgaatatttttgtAAACGATTTAAGGAAGTTGGTTTTACCATCTAATAACTCTTCGTTCGTCATATTACTGTTCTTTAGAGATTCAAATAACGCCTCATCTTTTGCCTTCTGTTTACGCTGCGATTGTTCTTCGTAATCTTTAAGCAAATCTTCAGTGGTTGTAGTGAAATCTTGGACCATAGTATCAAAGAACTTCTGGATTTCCGGCTCTAAGTACAATTGTATGAAGTCGCTCACAAACCTTTGATAAGAGGTACCTGCATTAACGTTATCACGAAGTTTTTTCACGAAATGAGAAGATAATTTACTGTATATTGTGGGGAGAGACATAAGACGTTTATTTTTGGCATCAGGAGTGTTACTGCTTgatatttgaatttggaaATAGGGAATAAGatgatcttgaacaaagttTTCTGTGTATAATACTATAACAGGATATCTGTCTTGAAAAAGTTGGTCAGTTATcgatattttttcattgaGAAATTGAGTAAATGTATCCAATGCTAGTTCTAATTGATCATAACGaagttcatcattttcgtCAAATAATTCCTCCGGAAGTTTAATGCTTTCAGGAAATTCATTCTtagatttgaagaaatcaacaGCGCTTACTTCATGGtcaagaagcaaaagaacTTCCACGAATTGTGAACAATAAgagaaattttttttatcaaaaTTAAGATCTAGTTCCCTTATGACACTTGTTGTGAATAGTTCCTTAAATATTTTCAGattttcttgaacttttctGTGATAGGGCCAATCATTGCTATAGGAATTAATGTATTTTTCAAGGACTTTTATAATCTTCGCCTGCGTGAGCGGCTCATTATACTCCTCCGGAAAAAAGTTCGCCACATCATTGTGGTATAACCTCTTTACAAATGGATGTAGCAATCTGTAAAACAATTTGTATGCAACTTTCGGATCCCTGGGATCGAATTTAGTACAAGTGACTCCAATATTAGCTGCGTTTACTTTGACATCGCTAGGAAGCCTATAACCAGGTTCTGGTTCTAGTCCTAGACATTTTACCCTATGTAGCCAGTAATTCTTATCTGTAGCTCCTGTCAAATGATCGTGGTACACCTTCTTGTTTATCTGCCTAAAGGAAATATAATCAGCAGGGTTCAAGCTAAAAGCAATATTCCTAACAACATTGCTAACTTTCAGAACATCGGAAAAAGTAATCAGCGATTCCATATTGCTCGGTGCTTATTTAATTGCTTAACATTAGATTGAGTACGTGAAGCAAACAAATGCTGTTCTTATTCTATTTATTGGTAGAGTTAAAGCGTTAAGTtttacaacaacagaaatACCTAAAAATCATAAATCTACAAAGTATTTCTGTTCCTacaaatatacaaaacacAGAATTCTGAAGTGAACATCCGCAAAGCCCGCAGTGTGAAAAGTGGATTGCAGATATAGAATGACTGACCTGTCAAACGATGATATACCTGATTGGATTGAAGTGCCTGAAGATGAGTCTACAAAATTGGATATTTTAAACACTGTTGAATATGTGCATCGAAACGGAACTGCATTTGAAGCAAAGTTAAATTCAGATAAGACAAAATTTGTTTTGCCTGGAAACAAATATTATGACTACTATTCATTCATTTTAGAGCGTAAAAGAAGTTCTCAAAATGCTGAAAGTACTGATGGAAAGGAAACTGAAAATCGACCTCTTGAACCTTACCCTTTTGTGTTTAGCACATATCGGAATGATGTGGGCAAAAAAGACCTAGATTTGATCAAGGCTACGGCACATTTTTGCGCAATAAATAGCGGCGTCGACTATTTAGAGAAACTACGTGCCAAATATTCATCAGATTCGCGATTCGCCTTTTTAAGACATGATCATTCTTTAAATCCTGTATTAACAGAATTCATCAATCAATATGAACAAATATCAGCTGGGGAATACGGACCCTTAGCTGACATTAAAGGGCCTATTAAGAAAATCTTGCTTTTCAGAGCATTTCAAAGAGCTCAGAGTCAAGAGTTTCAAGATGAACTTAAATATGAAATGAGAGAAACATCAAAGAGGCTCAGAATACGATTTTCAGCTTATCAATGGAACAAGTTTGAATTAGTTGAGAGGATAACTTTCTCAGAAGAGGATGAAAAAGAGGGTTTACCTTCTTCTGTTGATTTCGAGCATTTGAAAAGGACAAAACTTACACAAGATATTAGTATATtcaaggaaagaaaggaagatAAAACAACTactaaaagaaagaggaaaaacATGGTTATCAAAAAAGCAGGTGAGACTAGATTACAACATGAAAAATATCAGAATAACTTCaatgaacaaaatattaaatGTCCAATTACTGGAAAACTCATACCCGAATCTCAATTTGATGAACATTTAAGAACACTATTAAGTGATCCACaatataaagaagaaaaggaaaagtaCGAATCGAAACATAGACTAACAAACTTAACAACCACGGAGGTGTATGAAAACATTAAGAAACTAGTCTCTGAGGAAAGCTCAGTATCTaacaagaaacagaaaactaAGTAATATATAGTTATAACTGTCAATTATAATCAATTTTCTTTGGCAATACCAttgttatatttttttctatattttgatttaatTAGAGAAATTTAAATCCAAAATCTGTGTCAAAAAGTCAAAAGTCTGAAGTAAGGTTAAAATCAATAAAATATCCAACAATATTCCCAGTCAAGACATTATGAACATGGCATAATGGTTCCCAAACAACTATAAATAATTTCACCACCACTACTTTGTACAGCTTACTTACTCTTactttaatattattacttaatccaaaatatatacaaaacacAAATCACTTGTTGATTAAGTCGGTCAATACCCAGTAGGATAAAGAATATTATACCTGAATAAGAGTAGAACTAAAGATAATTAGCTTGAAGGGCCatattttttcaagttcCGGCTACGTATATATGATTATATGAAGCTTTAACATCAATATACAAAAGTTCTACTGCAAATACGCAAAGTTTAATTGACATGCAGAGaattaaaaacaaagagcATTCATTCTTGAGCCCACGAAAGCTTCGTCTTTTCCCAACATAGTTTTTAGCCAGCATGCATGGAACCATATGTCAGGGGTTCGAGTCTCCTAAGGGCAATCATTTTAATTCTTTGTTTAcgtctttttctttaaaacCTCAggtttttgaaaaaaagatctGAATAAggaaatataataatcaGATAGACATACTACGTGAATCggagcttctttttttcgAATTAGAGACATCGATGCCTAGTTTACACTGCTAAAACATTAAAACTTCTCGTGAATACAAATATCCAAAATCCATTTGCTGGTGTAAACAGCTTAAACATATCGGTCAATAGAAAATGGTAAAATCAATTGACGTGAATGTAAATAGCATATTCTACAAATCATATTCGGTGGATCTGGAATCGGATTCACCGGTTTATGTTTTTGACTCCACCTACCTCCCAGCTTTTAGTTTGGTACAAGACAAAGAAGTCTACGAGCTACTCATCGATGGTTTAATGGACAAGGTTCTAACTAAACTGCCTAAAGAACCATTTACTCTAGTTGTGTTTAGTTCAGGATTTACAAGTAATGAAATTAGTTGGGTCTATGGGATAAAATTATACTCCAAGCTACCCAAAGAAATGCGTTatttgattcaaaagacCTTGATTGTCCACGAGTCCTTTTTTGCAAAAACCGTACTACAAGTGCTAAAAAATGCCATGCGAATAAAAGGCCTGAATAACAAAGATTCCTCAACAGATGGCATCATTCATGTCCAATCTGTGACAGACTTAGCAAACTATCTGGATATAACTCTTCTTCGGATAAGTCTGAATGTTTATCTCTATGACTATCAATTCAATGAGAAGATAGAAGTTCCAGAACAATTTAGAGTGAAACCAAACAGCATTGCTTATCGTCAATATAGACAACTGATATTTGataaaatattcaaaaggtTGAAAGCAGAAGGTCCTAAATCAGAGTTAGTGTTTCAAAAACCCGGATCATACAAGAGGATTAATATCCTTTTAGACGTCATTGAAAGGAATCATTATGTGGATCTATCGCAATGGGACATATACTCATTAGGCTCTGTATTCTTACACTTTCTGAAAAATAAGAGCAAGCCTCTCATTCCTCTAGATCTTATACCCCTTCCacttgaagatgatttaaattatacaaaaaaaacttttAATGCAATCATTGAATATAATGGTTATTATGACTTATTAAGGGCCATATTTCCTTTGTTCATCACTTTTCTTGACAATAATGAGACTACAAAACATACGTTAAAAACGCTCAGTAAGTCTTTAACACCAACATTGTGTAAAGAAAAGGTCTCGATTAAAAGCAGCGATAAACTCGCAATAGGGACAAGATTCATTAGAAACCTTTTGTTACATTTTTATTCAattattgatgaattggaCTCGAAAAGTGCTCCTACTCTACCAGCAAGAATTATATCCGAACGTCCAATAAATCCACCTGCATTACCGAAGCCTAGAAAGTCGAGCCCAACAAGATATCCAGTCtcatcgtcatcttctGCAAGATCAAGATCTATATCGTCTGCTTCTTATTCTAAAGAGACGCCGCCTTCTTCAGCAAAGAGTTCATCTATAGAGTTGATAGGCGAAAAATGTACCCAAACAATAGGGGAAAAGCCAATACTGGAACCACCATCAACATTCATTTTGGAATCTAGAAATGACTCAGCAAGCTCCTTGGCAAGTAGTCAGAGCGTCACTAAATATAATTTACGTTCACCATCAAAACCGCTAGCTAAGGAAGCTATTAAAGACAACAATTCAGATACagaggatgatgaaataTTAGGATTACAAGACTTACTAGAACAGTTGACTATCGAGAAGAAtgacaaaataaaaagttTTGACAAAGaactcaagaaaaagaaactacTTCAGCAAAAATCTGCTAATAGCACAAAATTCTCCAACGAAGGTTATGGTGACATCACCAAGGGTAGTAAAGTCAGTAAGTTAGCAGCTTTATACGAAGAACGACTACAGGGTTTGCAAGCCCTTAATGACCTTACCAAGTAATTTTTTATGAAACATAAACATCAAAACGTACATAGTGATTTATAAAACGCCAAAAGTATTTCACAGGTATTTTGGAAGGTACTTTAAAACAAACACTTCTAAACGGTTCAATAGCGTCATGCAGTATTTTAACGGTTAGAGACCCTACATATTTATCGTTGAAGTGATACAGTAAAGAGTAATTTGTGGTTCAACTCACGGTGTCTAATCTTGCTTACACTTAAAAGGGATTGCGCATTTTATTTCAGTTTTTAGACTGCTTGCAGTACTATATCGTACTGTATCACATTTGAAAGGGATAAATTACCTTGAACGATGAGTTATAACACTACGCCTTTGTTTGGGCGACAGGAAACAATTAATAAAGAGGATGAAACTGATTTAGAAGTATCTCCAACCAAACCACTTGATTTAAGAGCATCAATAATTAGAGCACAAAATAGAAGCTCTTCTAATACAATAAGGTTTTCCACCATCGCCCAGCGTCTAACCGAAGAAGGTAAACATGCTTCAGTACAGTCATCTAATACATATACATCCAACGATACTTTTCTAACGGCTCGTTCAGAAGAGTTTCGCAGTCAGAATGAATTACATTCTCATCAAGGACATCCTTTCTCAGCATTTACAAAAAGTAAAGAAGCCTTGACTGACTTAAATAGTACACCGGTAGTACAAAATGATCAATTCATAGACAATGTCACACCTAAAGCTAATAATCAGGTCTCTAGCTCCCCCAGTGTCCATGGCCACAACTCGAATAATCATATAGTTGGACTTGGGCTAAGCCATGATGGGCACCAATATCAAAATTCAGACCATGACCCCAATGGAACTATCATTAGCGACACTGATGACGGAAACACTACTCAAGAATTTACTTTCGACTCTTATGGAAAATCTGCTCATAATGGTATTTTACTTTCAGCGGGAGAAACAATAGACACCCCAACATCAACAATTTCCAGAGCGAAGGAGGAAAATGAGCCTGTTTTACAAggttcaacaaaaaatgtTGGCCCTGAAGAAAAGGACGAAGAAAACTTAGCTTATCTCTTTATCATAGCTGTTCATTCCTTTAACGTTTCATCTCtggaaaataaagaagatgCTGCCATTTGCATATCTTTCGAGAAAGATGACGCAGCGTTTGTTCATAGTGTCGATGAATCTGGTTGGGGGGAGGTAACGTTAATCAAAAATATGCAAAGAGGATGGGTCCCATTTAATTATTTTGCGGATGCTgtaaaacaagaaaagcCATCCAAAGATAAGGATGAACTCGAGGTATTCAtagaaacaagaaaaccCCTTGAACAGCTATTGTCAGCAAGTGCAAAGTTTATACTTAATCCtcaaaacagaaaactAGAGCATTCAAATCACTATTCTTTCGACATCAACTATATTAATAGAATACGTGATGGTGTGAAAACTCTTTTGTTAGAAACTGACTGCGTTTCAAGATCAAATGACTTTGTGCAAAAGAAACCAATgataaagaagatgagaaAAAGATTATTAGCAGAATGGTATAATTTGATGATAAAGGCGGATTCCTATAAAAATACTACGAGTACCACTAAAATTCAAACCTTGGTCTCATTAACATTTGCGATTTTGCGCAAAGCCTTCTTGTTCTATGAAATTTGGTGGGTGGAAAGAAGGTCATATGAAttagaaaaacaaaacttaAACCGTGGTTTGAATCAATTGCAAAGACCTAGTACCACTGCTATAAATAACAAACCAGAGTACTATTCATCGGTCACAAAATCTACCACAAGGAAAGAGTTACCAAATCTAAAAACTCCCCCATCGGCTTCCACTAGGCTTAAAGAAATCCATGATATACTATTTACTTACTTTGGGCTAATTTTAGGAAGGTTAGATATGATTGAACATAGTCCAGCTAATTGTGAAATATTAGAAAGCATTGTACATCAAATAATCTTACTATTGAGAGAACTATTGTATATTAGCCAGGCGTGTTCCTCTatcattcaagaaaagtatAATAGCCAGTATGAGAACAACTTGGATTATAATCTTGATCCCCTACTCTCATTAGTTTCCGAGTTAGTTTCGTGCGTTAAGGTTTTCGTTACACAGacaatcaaagaaaaatacgatgataacaacaatatattATTGCTGGATGACATTTATTACTACACAGACGAGGGTGAACATATGATCTTGATAATAGCCCAGATGACTAGACTAATAAGCAACGCAGTTTCTGGTTGTAATAATTACTTGAAACTGATTGGCGATTTCCAATTAAGTGATGAAAGGAAGTACCCAGCCTTTTATGAAATAAGAATATCACCTGAACAATTTATTAAAAAATGTTCTAATAACATGgtgaagaaattaaataaaaacCCTGACCAATTTCATTCATTTCtcgaagaaaacagaaataAAATTATAGAAT
The Kluyveromyces marxianus DMKU3-1042 DNA, complete genome, chromosome 1 DNA segment above includes these coding regions:
- a CDS encoding F-box-like family protein (cyclin-like); protein product: MATLKRTGDNDLILKKSKVSKVYLNSEFKKDFGWFLQTIPHEVLVTILNQISNKEKISLATTCKTVRHILMPYIFANVKCPWEQLLDEPNWPLDPSIQHLIESLRITTSCSKNEWTYPFQKLFSNSEINKLRNLRSLHINSSGSTSFFKYCDVAENLKELSVTTTKERSLFSLEHVRPFKNLEYLNVSNFQIDDFVEDGALCPKLESLRLNNCSWEYPFEIENFGRNKIRSLSLEYSNSFIISERFRDFLTHPGFTSLESLEITNTETNLKLTISLEIMKLIKNIPTLRVLKLKGNIYNETLNNFTKIDVENCMNYIALDNVKVFYCSFFSKG
- the RCY1 gene encoding Rcy1p, with translation MESLITFSDVLKVSNVVRNIAFSLNPADYISFRQINKKVYHDHLTGATDKNYWLHRVKCLGLEPEPGYRLPSDVKVNAANIGVTCTKFDPRDPKVAYKLFYRLLHPFVKRLYHNDVANFFPEEYNEPLTQAKIIKVLEKYINSYSNDWPYHRKVQENLKIFKELFTTSVIRELDLNFDKKNFSYCSQFVEVLLLLDHEVSAVDFFKSKNEFPESIKLPEELFDENDELRYDQLELALDTFTQFLNEKISITDQLFQDRYPVIVLYTENFVQDHLIPYFQIQISSSNTPDAKNKRLMSLPTIYSKLSSHFVKKLRDNVNAGTSYQRFVSDFIQLYLEPEIQKFFDTMVQDFTTTTEDLLKDYEEQSQRKQKAKDEALFESLKNSNMTNEELLDGKTNFLKSFTKIFKINNNTLKSQAEQDLEVSYTLQKMNNKLQNITSLVSLDLCYKIIQACREHMEKIYLFKDVEVFETVVKLKCQEMYKILMFLLSEKHIKLGFETALQLLKDYDANETKLASLSPNGTFDDDNKVEPLVQFTELINIGDIILQMLSIFYNNELIAKGIIDKNKDIFNDVVHTKKVFETMLDDYVANGLNIGIDKLMDQVEFTFNTMQFPDDFNPDPKDASRREIAPSKCAIANVELLSEHCFLLTGATDKGTIDVFQQEIGERFFDEVVKNIKKHLISEDGAVFLIADLNYYHDFISKKLKQKNITPFFLGLKSVGQLYLISGKDSKELGKLICDVGKFQGVFTQEEIYELVQRRTDWFKVRKDVEKVMYGLGVSDCVIC
- the PRP21 gene encoding Prp21p, encoding MTDLSNDDIPDWIEVPEDESTKLDILNTVEYVHRNGTAFEAKLNSDKTKFVLPGNKYYDYYSFILERKRSSQNAESTDGKETENRPLEPYPFVFSTYRNDVGKKDLDLIKATAHFCAINSGVDYLEKLRAKYSSDSRFAFLRHDHSLNPVLTEFINQYEQISAGEYGPLADIKGPIKKILLFRAFQRAQSQEFQDELKYEMRETSKRLRIRFSAYQWNKFELVERITFSEEDEKEGLPSSVDFEHLKRTKLTQDISIFKERKEDKTTTKRKRKNMVIKKAGETRLQHEKYQNNFNEQNIKCPITGKLIPESQFDEHLRTLLSDPQYKEEKEKYESKHRLTNLTTTEVYENIKKLVSEESSVSNKKQKTK
- the ECM25 gene encoding Ecm25p, which encodes MVKSIDVNVNSIFYKSYSVDLESDSPVYVFDSTYLPAFSLVQDKEVYELLIDGLMDKVLTKLPKEPFTLVVFSSGFTSNEISWVYGIKLYSKLPKEMRYLIQKTLIVHESFFAKTVLQVLKNAMRIKGLNNKDSSTDGIIHVQSVTDLANYLDITLLRISLNVYLYDYQFNEKIEVPEQFRVKPNSIAYRQYRQLIFDKIFKRLKAEGPKSELVFQKPGSYKRINILLDVIERNHYVDLSQWDIYSLGSVFLHFLKNKSKPLIPLDLIPLPLEDDLNYTKKTFNAIIEYNGYYDLLRAIFPLFITFLDNNETTKHTLKTLSKSLTPTLCKEKVSIKSSDKLAIGTRFIRNLLLHFYSIIDELDSKSAPTLPARIISERPINPPALPKPRKSSPTRYPVSSSSSARSRSISSASYSKETPPSSAKSSSIELIGEKCTQTIGEKPILEPPSTFILESRNDSASSLASSQSVTKYNLRSPSKPLAKEAIKDNNSDTEDDEILGLQDLLEQLTIEKNDKIKSFDKELKKKKLLQQKSANSTKFSNEGYGDITKGSKVSKLAALYEERLQGLQALNDLTK
- the BUD5 gene encoding Ras family guanine nucleotide exchange factor BUD5 is translated as MSYNTTPLFGRQETINKEDETDLEVSPTKPLDLRASIIRAQNRSSSNTIRFSTIAQRLTEEGKHASVQSSNTYTSNDTFLTARSEEFRSQNELHSHQGHPFSAFTKSKEALTDLNSTPVVQNDQFIDNVTPKANNQVSSSPSVHGHNSNNHIVGLGLSHDGHQYQNSDHDPNGTIISDTDDGNTTQEFTFDSYGKSAHNGILLSAGETIDTPTSTISRAKEENEPVLQGSTKNVGPEEKDEENLAYLFIIAVHSFNVSSLENKEDAAICISFEKDDAAFVHSVDESGWGEVTLIKNMQRGWVPFNYFADAVKQEKPSKDKDELEVFIETRKPLEQLLSASAKFILNPQNRKLEHSNHYSFDINYINRIRDGVKTLLLETDCVSRSNDFVQKKPMIKKMRKRLLAEWYNLMIKADSYKNTTSTTKIQTLVSLTFAILRKAFLFYEIWWVERRSYELEKQNLNRGLNQLQRPSTTAINNKPEYYSSVTKSTTRKELPNLKTPPSASTRLKEIHDILFTYFGLILGRLDMIEHSPANCEILESIVHQIILLLRELLYISQACSSIIQEKYNSQYENNLDYNLDPLLSLVSELVSCVKVFVTQTIKEKYDDNNNILLLDDIYYYTDEGEHMILIIAQMTRLISNAVSGCNNYLKLIGDFQLSDERKYPAFYEIRISPEQFIKKCSNNMVKKLNKNPDQFHSFLEENRNKIIESPSFSKKLARFSTIRSGNQSNILSPGGSQMLLDYMPDKKSFFGDPQFELFTPDQNNSDDSYQINDTEAMKEEILTDKEDRLIGISFRALVFMVTDEMRKFDEKLLFTFLLNYKSFGTSEELLECLILRFDTKGQSTKYALGEKNGTFSSLASRVRSRRRQVCKVINIWIESYWDYERDYKLIPTMINFFNEEVSQHLPIEAKILIETAAKLAAYTPKYMEKHLDGISQLVPRNVNPVKKTNSMISVASSTTSSHSSSTTATIDEQFIERYELTKLPHSSHSTISLPVPILSLGSSSLLTRRNLSDIERIVLNYRDMVGFPNGSISTKTFVSNYSLVQLIKEWMKLVANSKKQSSPRSFIHNDLNLSELNPLEVAKQLSLIESSTFIRITPSEILKGKYSSKNIDLSDSPNVNCLITLTNLLSNYVLESILTPGITLKKRAARLNAWLRIALSALYFRNFNTLASIMTTLQSYVISRLSMIWNILSDEDVELYDYLSKIIHPNNNYKVYRKKLDHLISESSSSNGVISTKSLLPTVPFFNLFLQDLTFIDEGNPKFRNPDSFRPHKLVNIDKYFKITGIVALLQFFQVGYDMDSKISHVRKRDSFLSLTGTIDIDSKSIKPVPELQEFILFEFWRVNTLYIKDSDRAYALSLELLPRN